The genomic window ACGCCGCGCATCGATCGCGCGGCCACGCTCCCGCAACTCGTAGTGCAGGTGCGGCCCGGTCGCAAGGCCGGTCGCGCCAACGTAACCGATCACCTGCCCCTTGAGCACCTTCGTGCCGCGACCTTGCCCCTTGGCGAAGCGGCTCAGGTGCGCGTAGCGCGTGGTGTAGCCGTTCGCGTGGCGCAGCTCGACCATGTTGCCGTAGCCGCCGTTGCGCCCCTGCGAGATCACGACGCCGTCAGCGGTCGCGAGCACGGGCTCGCCATGCGGCGCGCCGTAGTCCGTGCCGAGGTGCGCGCGGTACTGGCCGAGCACCGGATGGTAGCGGCGCGGATTGAAATTGGAGGTGATCCGGACGTAGCGGATCGGATAGCGGCTGAACCCGCTCTCGACCGACTTGCCCTTGAGGTCGAAGTAGCCGTGCGTCGACTCGTCGTCGGTGAAGAACACGGCCGGGAAGGACAGCCCGCGGTTCTCGACCTCAGCGATCAGGATGCGACGCCGGCGCGCAGTGCCATCGGGACGTCGCTCCCGCTCGTAGACCAGCCGGTACGAGTCGCCCGCCTGGATCTCGCGCGTGAAGTCGAGCTTGGTCTGGTAGATCTCCGCGAGCGCGGAAACGAGCTGGATGCGCTCGCTGGGCGGCAGGTTGGACGTCTCGTCACGGACGATCGCCTCGTAGAGCGTGCGGCCCTGCTCGATCACGCCCGCAGCATAGACCGTGTCCAGCTCGACCGGTGTCAGCCGGACCGAGCTCTGCCAGCCCAGGTCGCTGCGCGCCAGGCGGATCGTCGAGTCCGCGTTGATGCGGATGTCGATCGCGCGCGGCTCGTCCGTCTCGATCCAGCGGCGGATCGTGATCTCCGTCCCCACCGAAAGGCGACGCGGGCTCTGATACTCCCGCAGCGCCATCAGCATGTCGGCGAACTCACGGCCCGCGATCGACGCCTGCTCGAAGAGCTGGCTCAGCGTCTCGCCCCTGCCCAGCACGTGCGTCTCGACCCGCTCCACCGGAACTGCGTAGAGCGGCCCGACCACGCGCGCCCGCTCGCGCGGGATGCCAGGGTCTGCCGGGTTGAACATCGACACGGCACCCAGGCTGACCCCGGCGATCAGAAGCAGCATCACTGTTTTGTAGAGGTTCGGCAT from Longimicrobiales bacterium includes these protein-coding regions:
- a CDS encoding M23 family metallopeptidase: MPNLYKTVMLLLIAGVSLGAVSMFNPADPGIPRERARVVGPLYAVPVERVETHVLGRGETLSQLFEQASIAGREFADMLMALREYQSPRRLSVGTEITIRRWIETDEPRAIDIRINADSTIRLARSDLGWQSSVRLTPVELDTVYAAGVIEQGRTLYEAIVRDETSNLPPSERIQLVSALAEIYQTKLDFTREIQAGDSYRLVYERERRPDGTARRRRILIAEVENRGLSFPAVFFTDDESTHGYFDLKGKSVESGFSRYPIRYVRITSNFNPRRYHPVLGQYRAHLGTDYGAPHGEPVLATADGVVISQGRNGGYGNMVELRHANGYTTRYAHLSRFAKGQGRGTKVLKGQVIGYVGATGLATGPHLHYELRERGRAIDARRAELPDGAPVPEQHLDAYLSLVQERTALLERARPMYALSSVGSTTAR